A region of Diospyros lotus cultivar Yz01 chromosome 3, ASM1463336v1, whole genome shotgun sequence DNA encodes the following proteins:
- the LOC127796362 gene encoding glutamine--tRNA ligase, cytoplasmic-like, with protein sequence MQTYMHFGERTTEDDEMAIKKQKEKPVKVEECSTALDTPQKPPEEELNPFFIFPSPEENYKVHAEIYFSDHPVLRVCNSRETLKKHLKVTEGKVFTRFPPEFNGYLHIGHAKVIYIYLISGIFLLGVKCRGRFGSLFCMRHHG encoded by the exons ATGCAAACTTACATGCATTTTGGGGAAAGGACCACGGAAGATGATGAAATGGCTATCAAAAAGCAGAAAGAGAAGCCTGTTAAAGTTGAG GAATGTTCTACAGCTCTGGATACTCCCCAAAAACCACCTGAAGAAGAACTCAATCCATTTTTTATATTCCCTTCACCTGAGGAAAACTATAAG GTGCATGCTGAAATATATTTTAGTGATCATCCTGTGCTGAGAGTTTGCAATTCAAGGGAGACACTCAAAAAGCATTTGAAGGTGACAGAAGGGAAAGTATTCACACGTTTTCCACCAGAATTTAATGGGTATCTTCATATTGGTCATGCCAAGGtaatttatatctatttgaTCAGTGGGATTTTTTTGCTTGGGGTAAAGTGCAGAGGAAGATTTGGAAGTCTCTTTTGTATGCGGCACCATGGATGA